In Chiloscyllium punctatum isolate Juve2018m chromosome 52, sChiPun1.3, whole genome shotgun sequence, a single genomic region encodes these proteins:
- the LOC140470559 gene encoding histone H4-like: protein MSGRGKGGKGLGKGGAKRHRKVLRDNIQGITKPAIRRLARRGGVKRISGLIYEEIRGVLKVFLENVIRDAVTYTEHAKRKTVTAMDVVYALKRQGRTLYGFGG from the coding sequence ATGTCTGGAAGAGGTAAAGGAGGCAAAGGCCTGGGAAAAGGCGGAGCGAAACGGCACCGCAAAGTGCTCCGTGATAACATCCAGGGCATCACCAAACCAGCCATCCGGCGCCTGGCTCGCCGTGGCGGGGTCAAGCGCATCTCGGGTTTGATCTACGAGGAGATCCGCGGGGTGCTGAAGGTTTTCCTGGAGAATGTGATCAGGGATGCGGTCACCTACACTGAGCACGCCAAGCGCAAGACGGTCACCGCCATGGATGTGGTGTACGCTCTGAAACGCCAGGGCCGCACTCTCTATGGATTCGGCGGCTGA